Genomic DNA from Setaria italica strain Yugu1 chromosome V, Setaria_italica_v2.0, whole genome shotgun sequence:
tttgttttttatcagctcaatccgacccttttagaCACTCACTCCACACCATCCGTTAGAACCTAGAAAGTCAAAACTCTCTCATCCCAAAATTTCACTGACTATTCCTAGCCTAGATCTCTAGAGTATACCTTAGTTATCGCATCAACTTACCCAACCACACAGTAACAATAGAGGGATTGACTTAGTAGGATAAAAATTAATGTAACAACCACACGGTCTCCATTTAACATGCAACCATCCATTTTGCTTTCAAACATATATAGCACCTCCATGTGGCTATTAGTCTTTTTGTTCATCCCTCTTAACCAAAGCTCCATCTCTTTTCAGAGAGAAATAAGTCGGTCAACAACACCTGATAAGATGCCGTACGCAACCACAAGGACGTCGCCGCAGCAGCATAGCCGTATCACCACCAACGGAAGGGTTGTGTCAATGTGCCCGGGGCACACGGAGGTGCCAGGAGAGGTGGCACGGCACCACGAGCATGTGGTAGCCGCAGGACAATGCTGCTCGGTCATGGTGCAGACAATTGCAGCACCAGTGGATGCGGTGTGGTCACTTGTGCGGCGCTTCGACCAACCACAAGAATACAAAAGCTTCATCAGGAGTTGTCGGCTCGTGGATGGTGACGGCACCACGGTGGGATCAGAGCGGGAGCTGATTGTCCAATCTGGACTGCCTGCCAACAGCAGCCGTGATCGGCTCGAGATCCTAGACGACGCACTGCGGGTGATCAGCTTCAAGATCCTAGGTGGCGAGCACCGCCTCTCCAACTACCGCTCGGTGACCACCGTACATGAGGCCACATCATCGGATGGGCCGGTTGCAATGGTGGTCGAGTCCTACGTGGTGGATGTACCACCGGGGAACACAGCCCAAGAGACATGCGTTTTCACGAACACTATCATTCGGGCCAACCTCCAGAACCTAGAACGCAAGGTTATGGGTCGGCTCGCAATGGCAGCGCCACACCAGAACCACTGATCCATACCAAGCCGGCCAGCAGCCGTACACCATCACAGTTAGCTTGCCGGTTTCTTTGGGGCTtcatgaaaaatgaaaaaatgaTACTGCGTGTACTTTACAATTtcgcaaaataaaaaataaaaaatggtaTTGTAGTTCTCTTTAAAATTTGAGGTTGTTCTCCTTTTGTTATATATACTCTAATAAAAAGCAAAGTGTTGTATGGATACATTTAGTAATATTAAAACTGGTATTGTATATATTTGTGTGTATCTTTTCTTCTATAACAATACTTCCAGAATGGTAGGACTAACTAGATAATCTGCATGTTCTTGggcctttttctttatttttttttgaatggaaTATATAGTTTAGTCTAATTAACAACCAGCGGTGACTGTTCGCCAACGGACGGGGCGAGGCGCCGCGGTGCATGTTGCAGATGGCTTGCCCGCTCGCGCTTCGGATGTCAGTGTGTGGCCGTGTGTTATGCCTGAAGGGTGCGGGCACATTGGTATCGTCTAATaagcggtctcatgcattgacatgtaatcttgagacgactcAACAGACAACCCGTACAATGAGTCGTCTTATAAATTGTCTGGTAAagctatataattccttaatttatgcatataaaaaaataaatattatgagttgcatagCATcaacaactcgtacaatggttgttgagttgtctcgtaaacctaaaatttagctcattaGGTGGTTGTTTCACGAAATAACgatcttttttctctctcctcgctctctctctcatcaTAAAAAAGCTCAttaggtggttgtttcgcgaaacaacgatcttttttctctctcctcgctctctctctcatcaTAAAAAATCATCTACGTAGTACTGCATGAGATGACCTATGAGACCATACCTGCAGAACTCCGAGAAATCCCTTGGCCGGCCATTCTTTTCGTGTCTATATATAGGCATAGACATCCCAAGCTTGGACACGCGTTTCATCGGACATGTCTGCTAATTTAGGGGGCGTTTCATCGGACATGTCTTctaatttagggggtgtttggttccatgggGATGaagtttagtcctgtcacatcggatgtttagatactaattaggagtattaaacataatctaattacaaacaaattacacggatggagtctaattcgtgagacaaatctattaagcctatttagtccatgatttaacaatgtggtgctacagtaaccatttgccaatgatggactaattaggcttaatagattcgtctcgcgaattagtctagaggttctgcaattagttttataattaatttatgtttatTCTTCCCAATTAGCCCatggtatcaaacacccccttagcctTGTGAACCTACAACATTGAGCAACTGAGCACCGTGATGATCATCAATGGAGACAGGATGGCTGACAAGACGAGTAGGAGCAAAGAGCACTTGCTTCCTCTCCATCTTCGTCTGTTTATGAAGATTTGAAATAAAAATGCCGCgatatatattttatattgcTTGCTACATCATTTTTTATGACTCCATGTTCATAAATAGAGATACTCCAGTACTTTGCGGTCTTTGTATAGTTGACCTGCGTTCCGCATGCTCCTCTGAACCAGGTTACTGAACCGAGCGAGCATACTCGTTAGCAGGCTGTGCAAACTCCGGTAGTCTGCAGGGAGTTGGGCGCAAGCCTGGCATCTGCTTCAGTTATTACATAGACATGGTCTAAAATGTACATAAGTGAGGAAAATAAAGCCTAGAGTTCATCATCTAAGACCAGATCTTTTTCCAGATTTTCCTCATCCTGAGAATCTGGTATCGTGTCACCAATGAGCTCCTGAGAATCCGGTGTCCTGTCACCAATGAGCTCCTGAGGATCCAGTATCCTGTTGCCGATGAGCTCCTGTAGCTCAATCTCACTGGGAAACCTCTGCTGAGACAGTTTTGAGAAAACCTGAAAAATGGAGCAAAACGCTAGCATAAGCATGGCATATTCAAATTGGCTGCATAAGAAAATCAGTTTAGGAAAAGTAAAAATTATGAACAGTTCAAACTATGAGAAGAAGATTAAGGTTATAGTTCCATTTAAAGAAGAACTGGGTCTATGATTGCACATCATAGACTGGTATGAATGGTCCAGAACTCCAGATGGATTGCATAAGAAAATAAACTTCCTTAATAAGCTTGCAGTTTCATATGAAGGGGAAACCTATGATTGCAGGTTGCAGGCCATTTATGAAACACCATTCACTTGTCATTTAGAAACAGGCTAGCCTATCAAGGCATCTGCTATTACTGACTCAACAAATTCCCCTACTTCTTGGTTTGTTATATTTACAGTACCGATTCCAATCTCATTGTTGACAATTACTATAGTACTGCACATAGCATAAGGGCAATCATAGCGCACTTCAGTAacgatgacgtagtaaaatttGGACAGATTAGTACTTAGATTCCAAGAGTGAGAGAAAAGCACAGGTGTGGGTACAAACAAACACAACAAACATGCTCTCTCATCTCTTCTAGGATAACTCGTCTCTTTTTGCAGAGTTTTGCTACCAACAACTGATAATCGTGCCACAGTATGAAGACATTATGAGTTAACGTGAGTACATGACCTGACCTCTGCATTTTAATGCAGGGATTCAGCAAGAGAATCTAGTTTAACTCAGGTCTTACTTTAATATTGAAGGGTTCCGAAATGTTATTAGCTTCTATCAAGAGGAAATAAGAACAACTCACTGAAGGAAAGCAGATATAACTCAAAACGCTTTATGAGAAAATATAACGTTGCAAATAAAACAAAAGTAACGCTAAATAATATTGCACCAGGTTAGGTATATTTATGGGAAACCTACCAATTGTCCATTGCAATAAACTTCAAAGGCACCAGAACTCTGTAGAAATGACTGAGCAAAATTGCCAAACAGCCAGATTGATGCCATGGTTCCAAATCTATTAGCACGCAGTGAGTAGTACCATGGAGGCGGAACCATTCCGAATCTAGGGAAGATTTGATCACCAGCCATTAGTGTTGCCATGGCTCCAACTTGAAGAAGAGGAACAGCTTTGCTGAGTGCACGTTTGGGGAATGGTGGAGGATAATTTTCCAACACAACATGAATCCCAGGAAATGAGGTTTCCAGCATCCGCTTCATGGTCATTGCAGTCCCCCTACAGAATTTGACTTGAAATCAGCAATCTACCTTATACAGCCAATCCGTAGGAGGGGCAACTAGGCAAGGGAAAGAAAATTTAGTCATTCATTCAGGATCAAAGCATGatggcttttcttttttggaagAAAAATCATGATAAAAAGTAAAGAAAATTACAGAAACAAAACTGCAAAGATACTATTACATTCCAGTAGATTTTTATTGTAGCATGTGGATAAAGTGGTTTTGCACCAATATATGTACACCTTTTATAATACCGAAGGAAGGTTCAATGTTCTTTTTAAGGGATGGCATGAGAAGATACATTCAACACCTTTTTATTAAATTATTCTTAGCTACAAGAAGAACACAAGGGGGCATGGAATGAAGAAATTGTATACAGATGCAAGTCCGTTCTACTTTTTctcattttaactttttctaACAGAAGTACAGAACAGTATGAACCATCAAGGCCAAAAACCCCAGTCAAGTTCATAAAAAAGTTATAATTCTTGTTAACCAATTGCTGTTTCTGGATCAAGTAGTTGTGCATTGCAATTACTGTTTTACCTGGCTTTTACAACCCATATAATCCAACAGCATAGTTGGATGCAAATAAGATCAGGAAGGAGAGTTATAACTAAGAAGTATTCCATTCCCTAGAGTGTAGTCAATGTTTTATGGACTCAGAGAAATTTTGTAGATATAACAGTGTCTTATGTTCACAACAGGTTGAAGAACATGAATAGATGAGTTGAATTGTTGAAAACCAGCAATTAAGGGTATATGAGcgagatgaatgcatggaaatCAGTAGCCTGGCTAGCTGGTATCTGCTGGAAGAATGTCTAACACAATCATCAGCTATCGTTAGATTGTCTTAAAAGAAAACAGCCAAAAGTAAGCCAGGAACAGAACTTGTGACATAATACCAATTTTCAGCTCTCTTTGACGACCTAATACTGATTTCTGTTCTCTTTGAAGACCTACTTAAGAAATTTAGGCATGGCTCCTAGGCATAGTGATCTTAGCCCTGCCCAAGGTCATTCCCAAGATGCTAATACATTTGAGACCTGAGATCATCACAAGGCTCCAAGAAAGACAAGCTTAATTGTCACGTGGTGGCATGGGGAATTGTACAATGCAAATCCCAGATGGGATTTAGCTGCAACAGTGGTACTGAAAGCCTAGATTTCAGTATGGTCAACGGCGTTAACCATGCCTGCATAAGTGCATAACTTATACGACCTTCCAGCCTAGTAAATCAACCAAACTCTCAAGGATTTGATCCCCCAGTCAGTAACTACTAACCAAGTACCACCACTATTTCCCTCAAAAAAGTACCACCCCTATCGATTCCTTCAGCTCCATACCAATTCGGCAATTCAACAGTAACAATATGTGCATAGAATCACCTGTACGAGCAGGAGGCGCAAAATTTCAAGTCGACGGTGGTACCGGAGCCAGGTACATCCACCTGCGGCTCCTGAGATGGAGTGAGCCGGAACAAAGCACATGACTCGCGTCAGTTAAAATTATTAGATCGGACACCAAATCACTGATTCAGGTGCCGGACCGATACTAACCGCCTGTGCAGaagcgtcggcggcggaggggtcGCCGGGCTGGAAGGCGTCGGGGGTCGAGCCCGACTGGTGGTCGGGTTTGggggccgccggcggcagcggcgcgaaGAGGGTAACGACGTCGgagcagaagaggaggatggggaggcCCAGGAGCACGAGCTGGACGCGGTCCATCGCGGCTGCGctcctcctctgctcctcctcttcctctaggggaagaagaagaagagaactgCCGAAAGGGAACGGAGACGAGCCGACGACCACAGACAGGAAGCTAGGAATTTTGACGCAGTGGGCCGGGCTAAAGGGTCGAGTCTTCGGCCCGGTACGGAAGGAAAcacgggagggagggagaggccagAACGCTAGGCCCGACTCGTTTACCCAGTCTTGGCCCACTAGTCAGGTTGGAGTGAGCAGCTCTCGGATCGGCCTAACCTTCTGACCCGGCCCAAAGAGAAAATCAGAGAGAGATCTATCTACctgaagaacacaagcaagggAGCAAtcaaggccgtgtttagttggggaatttgggaggtgccaaattactgttacagcactgtagcacactgtagcgtttcgtttgtatttgtgaattattgtccaaatattgactaattaggcttaaaagattcgtctcgcaaagtacaacaaaactgtgcaattagtttttaatttcatctacatttagtactccatgcatgtaccgcaagtttgatgtgatagggaatcttctttttgcatagtgtcaaagttgggagttgggagtaactaaacatggcccaagtGAGCTGTgcctctccaaaaaaaaaaaagtgagctGTGAGCGATCTCATCAGGACTTGACTTTACTCAGCCGATGAGCCGAACCACACCGATGGTTTCACGGACCTTGCCCTTTTGCCGATTTATCATCACCGTGACGATAGTCGATACACAAGCTGAAGTCGCGTTATACAGTGACCGGCACGGCCCAACCGACGCGAAACGCGATCGACAAGCGTACGCCCGTTCACACGGGCTGACAGCACTGTGTGCTACTGCTACTACTATCTCACTCACATGGTCCACAGTCACGTCCAGTAACCGTACACGGTCACCTcgcgcaggcagcagcagcaacggccGTTTCGTACCACGACGCCGCGATTACACAGCAACCGAGCACCCTCGTGACAAGAGAGCCGCGATTAGACTGCAGCAGGCACcagtcatttttttaattttttaattttttcttttacgaTTTTGTTGAAATAAATAGTAGAGGAAAAAAATAGCAAATATGGACGTATGCCACCCGATGAAATGACTCCCGTCATTTGAACTGACGGTAAGAAAAGTTACCAACAGCTGAAACGACGGTATCTGTGCAGGGCGCCACGTCGTGAGGAAAACCGCTTACCGCCGTGTGAAACGGCGGGCGGCACGCGGACCTGGAGGTCATGGGGCCCACGGAGTTACCGCCGGATAAGATGATGGTAGCTGGTTATCGTCGGATGAAGCGGCAGTAACAGCCTGCCGCCGATTCAAATGGCGGGAACAGGAAGATACCGCCGCGACGGTAGGCGAACCACCCTTTAAAACCCGAAGAACGGTCGGAGCCGGGGCGCGCCGCTTCATTCGGGAGGAGAGAAAGAATGAGGAGAGGAACcgagagaagagaaagaaagaaagggagggagaggagaggagaggggaggagggtgGAGATTAAAGCGAAGATCCGGCTTCGCTTCGCTTGAGGTATTATTTGAAATCTTGCAGTTTATCTTAACTGGTAGTTAGTAGATGTAGTAGTCGATATGATATATAAATGGTGTAATGTTAAGTATTAGATGAAATCTAGGTGTACATATGAGACATAGACAAATATTAGTTTGTCAATATACTAGTATTAGCTTAGTTATTTTGGttatagtaaaattagtttgttgatttatttagataaatttaagattAATATTATTAGCAATGCATGACTTATAATTTTATATAGTTATTCAGAATGTAAGTGTTTTTGGGTTAGTTCAAATTAATAACATTTAGTAATAATGTCTGTTCGTGTATAACTTTATATAGTTTTTGAAATGTAGGTGTGTTtagggttagttaaatttagtaatatttaAGTAATAATTTCTCTTGATGTTGTGTATATTGACAGGGTAaagtaaaaatatttttttgatatATTTAGAGAActctaaaattaatattattagCAATGCAcgagttataattttttatagTTTTTTAAATGTAGGAGTTGTTGGAGTTAGTTAGAATTAATAACATTTAGTAGTAATATCTGTTCATGTCATATATATTGACAggctgttgacgccggatttcgtcaccagtagaatcggcgccaaggagaaaAGAGATCGgagaagtacagttgggaatcggtcaaatgatgctataatgcggaatcggctggcagcttttgcttcgcttcaggatGAATGCGCCagactcccaatcggcaatcctttgccgatgagaaatcggccgatcaggaagatggactaattgggcctgtatgggcttggaaagggatggaaggataaggtggaggtcagcccacgaagcgaggggtaactagtttagcacgaattgtgcttgtagatatttgttttctgtttgaattagagatagagttctagtcggttaagaagttatctgtacggggctataaatagctacctttgtaaatctgtaaacaatcaaaaaatcaatacaacaagttactttcttcttcgtacttactttcgagcaggcgacttcgccattactttttcttcttacgagttcgtgcgggttggcagggctgcatcatcttgatctccggtcgattctgtaagttccgcttatcgagtaatatctaagctttaacttccggcgcatcgctgctGTTTCGTTTAGAtgtattcatcagttatcgatatcaactagattcataggtttttacctgttttcctagtttttatcaccagttatcccgctaggaatcggtagtatcggctttcattactttctgttgttagatccattcgttgccgattagatcttttcctagtgctatcatcacaagctttgtaccgattactttagtatttttctgtctacaaggctacagggatcgtgctgtcttatagccggtttcattatcacagtaaatcgaccgattcgccgataagctccctcgatcggaaacttagccgatcgtagtttctgaacctgacacgtgttcttccttgccaatcaacaggtcagattggctggcacgccgcgtgaaccgcaccagggcattcacccgaacaggagctaagcagattctcccgggtcgtgtgtcggtcgctgggattcggttgactgatttctagcgccaacacaggCATATCAGAAAGTTTATTTttttcaagtgttctatggtccgTGGGAGGTTAAATATGGTTTAGAACAGGTAAATTTGTCTGAATTTAAGTTGTTTTGCAAACAATTACCAAGAACAAGAGAGACGACTTGACATCAATATGCATTTGGCTATTTAAGTCTTTCAATCTTGATAAAGATCAAGTTGAGCTGTCTGTTAGGGCTGTAGTGAGGTTTTGAACTGACATAATATTTTGGGAGTTG
This window encodes:
- the LOC101762326 gene encoding abscisic acid receptor PYL5, with translation MPYATTRTSPQQHSRITTNGRVVSMCPGHTEVPGEVARHHEHVVAAGQCCSVMVQTIAAPVDAVWSLVRRFDQPQEYKSFIRSCRLVDGDGTTVGSERELIVQSGLPANSSRDRLEILDDALRVISFKILGGEHRLSNYRSVTTVHEATSSDGPVAMVVESYVVDVPPGNTAQETCVFTNTIIRANLQNLERKVMGRLAMAAPHQNH
- the LOC101762733 gene encoding selT-like protein, with amino-acid sequence MDRVQLVLLGLPILLFCSDVVTLFAPLPPAAPKPDHQSGSTPDAFQPGDPSAADASAQAEPQVDVPGSGTTVDLKFCASCSYRGTAMTMKRMLETSFPGIHVVLENYPPPFPKRALSKAVPLLQVGAMATLMAGDQIFPRFGMVPPPWYYSLRANRFGTMASIWLFGNFAQSFLQSSGAFEVYCNGQLVFSKLSQQRFPSEIELQELIGNRILDPQELIGDRTPDSQELIGDTIPDSQDEENLEKDLVLDDEL